A window of Accipiter gentilis chromosome 24, bAccGen1.1, whole genome shotgun sequence contains these coding sequences:
- the LOC126050385 gene encoding relaxin receptor 1-like, with amino-acid sequence MRLLLIILPSLLYVATKPPLIHSQRDGHTCPLGQFPCGNLSICLPQALHCNGEDDCDNGADEENCVDDSGWLQILGSMLATRSSSRMAEEDEGDACWLELFPEWCRCWGRAVDCTERDLANVPWVSSNVTRMDLKKNKIHSLLDNQFSRYKNLQKLFLQNNKIRLVLPKAFAGLSQLKMLFLSHNRITQLKPRVFEDLHRLEWLMLDNNRIAQVVPATFAGLKSLYFLYMLNNSLTQISNTSLCAEMPKLSWLELEGNRIQAVHRAVFQECCDFTVLILRRNKLKWIQDGSFSRLNRLVELDLSSNRLDQLPSSLFNGLAELQQLNISYNPLKKILPRQFESLPQLRSLSLEGLEIPNIHNLTFQKLTNLSHIYFKKFQYCSYAPHVRSCKPNTDGISSFENLLANVILRVFVWVIACLTCFSNLFVICMRSFIVTENSPHTMAIKSLCCADGLMGIYLFVIGAFDIKYSGEYNKHAQGWMGSLQCQLVGSLAMLSSEVSVLMLTYMTLEKYFSIVFPFSHYRAGKKQTISVLAAIWLLGFSLSFIPLWCKETFGNYYGRNGVCFPLQSDLGERPSARGYSATIYLGLNLAAFITIVFAYSGMFYSIHITASKTAEAGVCSREVTIAKRFFFIVFTDALCWIPIFLLKLLSLLQVEIPGTITSWVVIFILPINSALNPILYTITTASFQERVKGCLQTKQLELHVSHKSSTLVTLQANST; translated from the exons TGGATGACAGCGGCTGGCTGCAGATCTTGGGCAGCATGCTGGCTacgaggagcagcagcaggatggcGGAGGAAGACGAGGGTGATGCCTGCT GGCTGGAGCTCTTCCCGGAGTGGTGCcggtgctggggaagggctgTAGACTGCACCGAGCGGGACCTCGCCAATGTCCCCTGGGTCTCCTCCAACGTCACCAGGAT ggacctgaagaaaaataaaatccattctcTGCTGGACAATCAGTTTTCCAGGTACAAGAATCTGCAGAAGCT gtttttgcaaaacaacaaaatccGGTTGGTCTTACCCAAAGCCTTTGCTGGACTTTCTCAGCTTAAAATGTT GTTCCTCAGCCACAACAGGATCACACAGCTGAAGCCCCGGGTTTTTGAGGACCTGCATCGCCTTGAGTGGCT gATGCTGGACAACAACAGGATTGCCCAGGTCGTCCCCGCGACGTTTGCAGGGCTGAAGTCGCTGTATTTCCT GTACATGCTGAACAACTCTTTGACTCAAATATCCAACACCTCCCTCTGCGCAGAGATGCCGAAGCTCAGCTGGCT GGAGCTGGAAGGGAACAGGATCCAGGCGGTGCACAGGGCTGTCTTCCAGGAGTGCTGCGACTTCACAGTGCT GATCCTGCGCAGAAACAAGCTCAAGTGGATCCAAGATGGGTcgttttccaggctgaacagactGGTGGAGCT TGACCTGTCATCCAACAGACTAGACCAGCTCCCCTCTTCTTTATTTAATGGCCTGGCTGAGCTCCAGCAGCT GAATATTTCCTACAACCCCTTGAAAAAGATCCTCCCCAGACAGTTTGAGAGCCTGCCCCAGCTACGGTCTCT GAGCTTGGAAGGGCTGGAGATCCCCAACATCCACAACCTGACCTTCCAGAAGCTGACTAACCTCTCCCACAT CTACTTCAAAAAGTTCCAGTACTGCAGCTACGCACCACATGTGCGCAGCTGCAAGCCCAACACCGATGGCATCTCCTCCTTCGAGAACCTCCTCGCCAACGTCATCCTGCGTGTCTTCGTCTGGGTCATCGCCTGCCTCACCTGCTTCAGCAACCTCTTTGTCATTTGCATGCGGTCCTTCATCGTCACGGAGAACAGCCCGCACACCATGGCCATCAAGTCCCTGTGCT GTGCAGATGGCCTGATGGGCATCTACCTCTTCGTCATTGGAGCCTTTGACATCAAGTACTCGGGCGAATACAACAAGCATGCCCAGGGCTGGATGGGCAGCCTCCAGTGCCAGCTGGTGGGCAGCCTGGCCATGCTCTCCTCTGAGGTGTCAGTCCTGATGCTGACCTACATGACCCTGGAGAAATACTTCTCCATCGTTTTCCCATTCAGCCACTACAGAGCTGGCAAGAAGCAGACCATCTCAGTGCTAGCAGCCATCTGGCTTCTGGGCTTCTCCCTCAGCTTCATCCCCCTGTGGTGTAAAGAGACCTTCGGGAACTACTATGGGAGGAACGGGGTGTGCTTCCCACTACAGTCCGACCTGGGCGAGCGGCCCAGTGCCCGGGGCTACTCCGCCACCATCTACCTGG GCTTGAATCTTGCAGCCTTCATCACCATCGTCTTTGCCTACTCTGGCATGTTTTATTCCATCCACATCACTGCGTCTAAAACAGCAGAGGCAGGCGTCTGCTCGCGGGAAGTCACCATTGCAAAGCGGTTCTTCTTCATCGTCTTCACTGATGCTCTCTGCTGGATACCCATCTTCCTCCTCaagctgctctccctgctgcaggtgGAAATACCAG GCACCATCACCTCTTGGGTGGTCATCTTCATCCTGCCCATCAACAGCGCCCTGAATCCCATCCTCTACACCATCACCACCGCCTCCTTCCAGGAGCGGGTGAAGGGCTGTTTGCAGACCAAGCAGCTGGAGCTGCACGTGTCCCACAAGAGCTCTACCCTGGTGACACTGCAGGCCAACAGCACTTGA